TACTATAGTTACTTCAAGGCACTGTACAATCCTATAACTTCTTATTGCATAGTTCAGATGATGAAGGATATTAGGTGTGGTTGACATAGCATAAAGGTTATTGCAATCAAATTAGTTAATGTATGTGTTGATATTAACAAGGTCATTAAAGTACCATATACCATATAGTGGTAGTGAGCGTTTTACAAAGTGACAAGAACATTTCAGTTGGAAAAAGTTGTTTAATGTctagataaagcagcaaacatagcAATAAGATATGGTTTTAGCATTCATGAATTTTATTAGGAAGTCCTTGTCCTCATTGGGAGTCATGTTTTTAACTATGCCATTCCATGTCTCAGACTGGTTCCTGGTCAGCTATGTGTAATACTTCCAAAATTGAAAAACTGTCATGGAAGATTGATCACAGGTTGCTGATATGTACATTACCTTTCAGTTAGCCGCAACCTGTCATAATGACAAATTTAATTTTAGCATCTTTACTCAACTAGTACAACATGATATGAAAAATTactaataacacatttgttttttagatAAATCTTCGATCCAACAGCTAATATGACTTGATTGATTTGAATAAATTAGAACTTGACATGAGTCATTTTCTTGACTGCTGCAGGTCCTGGCCCGGGTGGGCTCAGAAATCACCCCATCAGTGGGCCTGGCTCTCCTCAGTCCCCTGAGAACATGCAGCATATGAAGAAGCTGATGGAGCAAGAGCTGAAGAATGACAAGTTCaaatccaacaacaacaacaagggcTATGTTTTCACACTGATGCCACTGTACGCCATTGGAGTCGGTGTGTTTGCAGCCTACAAGTTCCTGAAGGTGAGCTGGAGAAACAGTTTGACTCTACTGTGAGCATGAGAGAGGTTCTTAAAGAGAAATTCTTAAACTAATGATCTTACTTAAACTAAAGTAAAGCCAATATGCAAGATCCTTCCTCACAAGGTGTCAGGAAATTAATATTTGACATTGGAAGAGCGTGTCCAACACATTAGTGTGCTGCCACTAAGTCGGGAAACTGGATGGATTGTTTCCTTTTGATATAGATTGGTGTCACGATCTCGAGTGTAAATTGTATATTGATCAAAACAATTTCACAATCTCGACCtttgaaagcaaaggtggaatcgaTGATTTAACCATGCCCCTAGTTTGACATCCTGTCCTTTTGGGGcagaaaaaacatattaaaaaaattgGCCCCTAAgggtcatttgttgttttaaacagaCCAGAGTTTGTTTCCTCAGATAGAGTGTGGATAGCTCGCTGTTTATTGGGCAACCAAAATGTCCCATTGAATGAACTATgcagagcaatctgcctttGCATCATCAATTCACAGATTACTGATTTATGTGCGGTAAGTTTTATCACTTGTcagtgtgagaaatgtcatgtgtggcaTGAAATACGATGTGActacgtgtgtgtttgttgatgcTGGTGTAACATAATATTCTTGTGGTTGGTGGACTTCCGCTGTTCTTGTTCTACACTGATAATAAAAGGTACGAGTGGGAAGTGGTGGCTACCTGAACCAGCAAACTCGtttattgatgtttgtttttgacgtGCAAAATTGAGGGCGTATTGAATTGAATGATAAATGTGTTTGACAAAGTTCTTTTCCACTGACAGATCAGGTCTGCTGATGACCAGGCACAGAGGGACAAATTTGCAAAAGGGGCCAAAAAATCAGTGGAGGCAGGTGTGTATCGAGTGGACTGGGATCTTTATTTGCATACAtatatttgtttggttttctgctCATGCTTATTTGATTACCATGAAAAGTCCAGATGAAGCATTAATATCATATTGTTTGCTTTGTATTGTGCAGAAAACCAGTTGAATGAGCTGGAACAAAGGCTGGCACAGACTGAAAGGATGCTCAATTCTATCCTCACACAGCTGGACCCGCTCACTAACTGGTAAGTGGCCAGTGGTGTCGGAtttcacatgtgcatgtgtgcacctCCACACCTTTTCCTCACACTAGGgccacatccacacagaaacggcACAAAACGtaattcatctttttctttgccgttaTCAAAAAGTTCCCCATaaacacggcattgtttcaggaaatatctttGTCCACACAGAACCCTCCAAAACGACACAAAACGcggtagtacatatgccaggatTGTAAGTTGTGCTTTAAAACGGAGAAGAAGATGTTGCACACATTACAGATAACAGAAACGGCGACCGAATGAACCGAGCCAGGGTATTGTTGGGCAATATGAACTAAAGGTCATATCTCTatattttttagctgaatggCGATACTCGATATATATCTcgatattttattaattattaaataataataaaaacagttacGTACTGGAGCTTTAACTAGCTTTCTtacacagcaaaataaaaaataaaaaaataaattaagtttaataaagtataattaataaattatttgtGTCATCACAAACAGAGCCTCTACAGTAAACCTCAGTACAACAGATTCACTCACTTGTATAATTATTAAAGCCGCTTAAAAAGCTGTGAACACTAGTTCTAGAATGCCCCCCCATGGTCTCTTTATTTATCAACTCTTTATTATCAGAATTATGTAATAGAAaatattattctattatttaatAGAAATATTTAGCTCAGTAAAAgtccatgtttttcctcttttctctgcagtgtGAAATCAGTGGCACAGGAGCAGAAAAACGAGATCATGTCTCAACTCCAAACCATCCGCTACCTGATGAAGAAGAGAGGGATGGACTGTCCACCACTGAGGGTCAATGGTGAGCTCCTCACTTCTCTCTGACTGTGTTCAGACTTAAGCTTATAGATTCTAAAACCAATAATCTGGTCACTGACAAATTTTGGGAGTTAATTTACGTAACATTAAGTCAGTTTGAAGTATGTCATTTCCGGCATGGTGGAAGTTTGATCTGTGTCTGGCCCgactcaagtgtgtgtgtgtgaagtagcTGACACATCGTCAGTGTTGTCTGAGCTGTGTGAACATTGAGACTCTTTCTGAAAACATGGCTTcctgtgaggaaaaacagacttAACACTCATCCAATAACATGTACACCTGCTGACGCCCATGATATCTCAGGAAAATGCCAGTTGCTTAACCATGCAGTTAAACCTGAGACAAAAGTTTGCTACTTGCTCACTTTGTGTGGGGCAGCAAGTGTTTTACAAAGCAACTCAAGCTTCAGtttagaaaagtctgtctaaagTCAAGATTAATTGGCAAAAATCTGCCTGTGTCTCAGGCTTGGACCAGAGTTGCATCTCTTGTTCGAGCGAACCACATTATAAATGTAACCCGAGCTGCTACACTGATCCACAGCTGTAGAAAACTGATTTGCATTCACTTTAACACTTCATTTGCAAGTCGATCAGAACACGgccacaacaacagtgtttcaTGAAGGCTTTGACACGTTTTTAGTGCATCTTCTCGACTGACATGTTTTGCATGATGCCTGTGGTTTGTTTGATGCAGAGAAAACATCCAGGTAACATCcattttttgtcacatacattattttatttcttatcgTAAGAAGCCTTCTTAttatcttaaaataataatgtcatgatACATCAATGCTGTGATAAACGATATGTAATAATATGACAGTTCTATAATGATGCATCACGTCAAGCTGATGCTTACAAAATACAGGATTTGTCACTTTATTTTGTCCACTTTCTGCCATTATCCCATCTATAAATGCCATAATCTGTTTTGAGCAACctaatatttcaaataaaatatcaatatttgggAGCAGCATATTGATCATTGTATCTCATGAGTCAGAACTATGGTATATTGTCATATCAATATTATACTCCGtaggggctgcaactaacgattattttcatgataaaatgtcagaaaatgttgatgaatGTTGGCTGGACTCTCCCTAAGCTCAAAAGTGATgatcttctcaaatgtcttatttcgttcacaaaacagaattattattcagttttcaGATAAAAAGCAGACTTGGAGCAGTAGGAGTATAAGTTTATATGCTATATATTTATGTAGTATATTTGTCTGATGGAATTAATGCTgttgaaatttaaattaaactgtgtttattttgtgtatataCGTGTTAATATAATACGAGTAATTCCAATCCAAAATTCAAATTTttaacaaacctttttttttttatttcggattatttattttccataaatACTTGCTTGCATTGTCTTGTGCCtgtgacagaagaggacacaagggctGGAGCAAGATGGAGGTAGATctgtggcaacccctaaagcagtacttctcaaatagtggggcgggCCCCCCTGTGGGGGCGCGGTGAGGTGCCGGGGGGGCATGcgaggcagggcaggacaactcatacagtggtttataccaataaataaataaaaatgatcaggaTCTCAATAGTATTTTGATTCAGGGAGagtgtgaaaacatttctgtcctctggggggggcatgacagaaaataatagagaaccactgccctaaagggagaagctgaaataaGAAGAATAAGACTGGCTTGTAGTTGAGAATGTATGATCTCCCCAAATGCAGGAGTCATTTAGTGTTTTCTGTCGTGAAATTGAGCAgcatatgaaaatataaatgttgttCATTGtgcaacagaaataaacaaaaatagtaCTTGGAGAAGGCGTAATCATAGAGGTCAAGGAGGTTTTTCCATGTCTGTTGACGTGCTTTCCATATCCGATAATACATTACATACAAGTAGGGATGGCACGATACTACTATTTCATGTCTGATAGGTTATCTCAAACTCAATTATCTGCCATTACTGATGTGCGGCCAAtatagtcattttagacctttcaAACCATGAATATGTTAACAATACATGTGTGTCATTTCAATctttttcaaagacataattctccaactgtgttaCAAATATTCTTTTcccataaagaaaaaaaaaaacagcccacaATATGACTCGGGTAAAGTGCTATTGCTGAAttgtattgacatttttacagtgtgcatagtgaagcatgtgatatataggattgtattggattttacattttcaactGTCCGTTagccgatccagtgattttgaccagtgttGGGCCAGTGCAACAGCCGTCTTAAAGCCAATATTAGACAACGCCAATATTGCGCATCCCTACTTAATATCACCTTTTCAACTCTTTCAGAGGTGTCATGTGAGCGTAACCTGGACAACCTGATTGAGTCCCTTGGGGCCGATGACTTCACAACAGCAGACAATGTGACTCCAGGAGCAGCGGAGGCTCCAGAGAAAGTCCATCAGAAACAGTCAGAGGCGACAGATGAAGCCGCAGCAGAGGCTGAGGAGACGAAGGAGCTGGAACCAGAGCATTCTGAAGATGAAGTGGAGAAAGAAGTTGcatcagaagaagaggaggaggaagaggaggaagaggaagagggagtggAGAAAATTGAGCACATGCCTTCACTCGAGGACTCTTACGAACCAAACACTGAGGAGGTGTTGCTCGCATCAGGGCTGAGACGACGCACCAGGCCTGAATGACCTCACTGCACGACTGCGCTGCACTCTATAGATATaattgtgatattatttattatctgaaAGGCTTTCCTTCCAAAAATACTCTTTACTTATTCATCAAAGACATAGTATGCATTAATAAGAGACATTAACCTCATGGGAGACAGGGCTGTGTTTACTTATGTCAGTCAGAAAGATCAACACAGAGACAAGATCATTTAAACAAGGTCAGTAGAAACATCTCctcttaatttatttaaagctctaaggctttgtttagactgcagcccaaatcagatttgttaGCATACccgatcagaatctgatcttcctgaccaacacAGCCAATTTGCGTGACATGGTCTCGTCTGCCACAtatagttacaggccacgccctGGACAACAGTagtctaaacaaaataaatatatggaTGACAGAAATCTGTGCCTCTTTCTGTCCTATAGTTATAGTTATGTGGAGCTTCGGCGCAAACGTTCTTCAGATGTTTAAACCATTGTCTTCCACTTTGTCGATCGTTTAACGCGCCTCTGATCGCAATCGCATTCAAAACCACCTCCATGCGTGGTTTGAATCCGCATTGAACAAACTGGATCGGAGCTCATGTGTCATTTAGCTGTTCAGACTGCCAAAAATGAGGTTGGTTACAATCTGGATATACTTTTCAATTCCAAtctgggctgcagtctaaacaagacCTGAGGAAAGGTTGTCCTCCTCATTGTCATATTGTCCGTTAGCCCGTCCAGCACCGTGTGTCACACCTGCCCACTGTCAAGCATTGACATGACAGGTACATCAGCTGTGAGCACACGTGATATGCTCTTATTAGATACTGCAcgtgttctgctgctgtaatgACACCAGGAgataatttgtttatttattaggaTCCCCGTTAGCCGTCTGCTATAGCATGGCTAGTCTTCCTGGGGATCCACAACAAGTCGTAATCACACAGTAGATTTGAACCGTAAAAGGaacacacaagaagaagaatataAGCAACAATTGAACTGATACAATGACAGCATAGCaaacaattttaaataataaatattaagcataataatgacaaaaaaatgtgttaaatcaaTAGATTTACCCCAACAAAATGACAAGGTAGTTAAAGCGCAGGAAAGTGACAACAATGTTTGGTAACAGTTTTTCTCATCTCTTGTAGATAACTTTATTCTCGATCTGTTTAATATGAATTACTAAACTGTTCCAGGCAGAAAAACCTTTATACTGAACAGTTTTCTTCAAAAAATGGTAAAACCAATGTCACAAGCCCATGGCAAAAGCCACTATGTAGGAGTTTAATAGGAGTTTaagattaatagattattttttattatctatttatctgtGTACTatttactcgattaattgtttggtccagaaaatttcagaaaatgttgaaaagtggcgattggaaatgatgatgttctcaaatgtcttgttttgcccttAAACCAAAATTAATCAACTTTTATGAGCAAAGAAACTAagaacatgtttatatttatagaagctgaaatatcaaAAAACCCCACTGATTAACCGATTCTGAATATAATTGCAAAAAAATATTGGTGTCAAGGTTCTAATATTGGTATCTCTATCAGACGTGAAAAAGTGTCATTGAGCCGTCCCTAGTGTGGACACATCAACAGAAGTGGGGAAAAGCTGTTCAAAGTTGCCATTTTGCCAACATGTAAACAATTTATAGTTAAGTTATACATGTGGCTCACATACACACCAAAAGAGACTCTTGAGCCATTAAAACTATGCTTATAGTTGTCAAACTACATTATATTCATTCAGTATGAAGAGTGATGCCGAAGAGGAATATAAGAGGAATATAAGTGAATGTGTTTCTGTCACCTTGTGACGTCTTCTCTGTTTGATTCTCTGTTCTTGTTGTTTCAGACAAACCACAGGTTGTCACTACATGGGCTTAGTCTTTGTGCTGACGTGAAAATAGAGCCTTTAATGTCCTGTTCTTTCCCGTTGCCACTCATTTGATGACACTAATGATCACCATTTTTAAACTTCACAATGAAATGACTTGCTCTGTCATCGGTTTAGATTTGCACCTGTCTCTTCTCCAGGCTAAAAAAtaggctgtgtgtgtctgtgtgtgtgtgtgtctgtatgtctgtgtgtgtgtgtctgtgtgtgtgtgtgtgtgtgtgtgtgtgtgtgtgtgtgtgtgtgttgctgccaGTTTTGCCTTTACAGGCTTGTTGCCTTCACGGTCAACATGCTGCCAAACATCTGCAACTGCCATTatggctgcattccatttagTTTTAGCTGGCCCACTGACATGTATCACTGAGACTAAACATCACTCGTTCATGTTTGTTGCTGTTAAAGAGTCTGTttatgacattattttaaaaacgcTTCACTCTAACCCTCAGGTTGAGATTGTTATAGACTCTGGtcgctttattaggtacacaggtcCACCTGATGAAGTGGCACCCAGTGTacgtttctgctgctgtggctcatgttgtgtgttcagagatggtcttcaaCTGAACCCAACGGTTTTCTCTCTATCATTTCAATCAAGACTGGACATTtgtctgacctctggcatcaactagacattttctcccagagagagagagagaactgctGCCCGCTATATATTTTCTGTTAAATAGaaatagttgtgtgtgtgaaaatcctcaCTTAAATCAACGTTTCTTCCttattctgatgctcagtttgaacttcagaaGCTCTTCTTAAAAATGTCTGCA
The nucleotide sequence above comes from Solea senegalensis isolate Sse05_10M linkage group LG3, IFAPA_SoseM_1, whole genome shotgun sequence. Encoded proteins:
- the ccdc107 gene encoding coiled-coil domain-containing protein 107 produces the protein MVLSTSQQVALAFTAVLFTFVVLPKMFGVGGGAGAKDTRMDPRYSRKGPGPGGLRNHPISGPGSPQSPENMQHMKKLMEQELKNDKFKSNNNNKGYVFTLMPLYAIGVGVFAAYKFLKIRSADDQAQRDKFAKGAKKSVEAENQLNELEQRLAQTERMLNSILTQLDPLTNCVKSVAQEQKNEIMSQLQTIRYLMKKRGMDCPPLRVNEVSCERNLDNLIESLGADDFTTADNVTPGAAEAPEKVHQKQSEATDEAAAEAEETKELEPEHSEDEVEKEVASEEEEEEEEEEEEGVEKIEHMPSLEDSYEPNTEEVLLASGLRRRTRPE